The sequence AAGCCCGAACAAACCCATCCCCAGCAGCAGAGCGATGATCAGGGCAAATCCGCCCATAATTTTAGCCCGTACCGGCACTTTTATTTTATGATACACACAGTAAAAATTGCACTTGCGGCAGGCCCCGATCTTTTGCGCCATGGTTCCCTGCAGCTCGCCCCGGCAAAGGGTTCTGGGAACCTTCCAGCATTCCGTGCCCCTTTTTTCTGTAAAAGCAGGGCACCGGTTTTTTCTGTCTTCCGGGCATTTCATAATTTCCCAGCAAACAATGTTATCCTTCCTGGCCATAGGAATCCCCCCTGAAGATTACATCAACTCTGCCGGGCTGATTCGGCAAACTACCCAAATTAAGCCGTTGCTGCCTAAAAAAAGCCACTTATTGATAAATATTGCAATATTAATACATATATTGTACTAATAATACATATTTTGTCACAATTGTCAATTAGCTGACTAAATTTATGCTTTAAAAAACGAAAAAATCAGTTATTCAAATTTTTTAGCCATATACCCGTTAAATTTAACTGACGCTTCGTAATAAAAAACATAACAGACAAACCCATTATTGGCCGGCGCCCCAATTAATGGTTTGTTTCTGTACATTAAAAAGAAAGGAGATCGACCATGAAAAAGCTGAACAAACTGCTGATTACTTTATTTTCCTTTGCCGTTCTTACTAATTGGTTAGCCGGCGGGGCCTGGGCCGGTCCCAAGGTTAAAGAAAACCACCTGCCGCCCGGACTGGCCAAAAAACAAACATTACAGCAGCCTATACCCCTGGCCTATGGCTTTGTCGATACGCAAAAACACTGGGCCAGGCAAGAAATTGCCAAAATACAGTCCCAGGGAATTATGAAAGGTTACGCCGATAATATGTTTAAACCGCAACAACCGGTTACTAAAAATGAAGCCCTGGCCGTGATTATGCGGGTGGTGGATCACCAGGGCACCTCTGTCGATCAGAACGGTCTCTTGCCAAAAGTTTTTCCGGATTGGATGGGCACAGCACCATTGCAGGCATATGATGCCGGCATTATCGCAGACTGGGAACTCTTAGCCTGGCATGGCAACAAGCCAGCCAGCCGGCTGGAAGTAGCCATGTGGCTATGCCGTGCTGCCGGCGAAAAAAGTGTGGCGGTGCAGGATTTGCTTGCCTTTGCCAAAGACATCAATCAGTTGAGCAAGGAGGAATTGGTTTATCTGGCAGCCATGTATAACCGGGGGATTATCAGGGGTACACCGGAAGGTTATCTTAATCCCTTAAAACCTATCTCCCGTGGCGAATTTGCCGTAATGATCTGCCGCTTTACGGACTCTGTTAACTTAACCGACAGCAACCCGGCAACCCCCCCTGCAAAAACCTGGATCGCAACCTTAAACCCTGCCCCCAACCAAAAGGTTACGGTGGATACAAACCGGTTTACCGTTAAATTCAACCAACCCATGGTCTTTGCAGAGGACCGGGATATAACGGATTTAACCGGGACCATCAAGATTTTTCAATACCTGAATAACAAATGGGTTGAGGCCGACCTATCTTATACCGTTGTCTTAAATGAGCGTGGCGATGAACTGACCGTTATACTGGATCACAACAGCGTCCTGGCTGCCCAGGCCAAATACTGCGTTACCCTGCCCGGCGGTATTCTCCAGGAGGCAAACGGCACCGCCATTTTCCCGGGCATCGGCAAAGGACAGTGGTCTTTTGTCACTGAACAAACAACTTCCGCTGACGAGGCTGCCAAAGCAACTGTTGATATTTCTCTCCGGTAAGAATTTAGGGGCTGATCCGGTAGGATCAGCCCCTCAGACTATTGCCTTATAGCCTTTTGTCTTAGAAAATTCTGCTGGCACCCCGGTACCGGGCACTCCAATAACTGTCAAGGAGAGAGTCTATTTTAATACCCCGGGAACTGGAAGCATGAATAAATTCGTTATTGCCCAGGTAAATACCCGAATGATTGATGCCCTGGCCGCCGGTATGAAAGAAAACCAAGTCGCCGGGCCGCAGTTCATCCTTTGCAATGGCTGTGCCTGCCTGATACTGCCCGGCAGCAGTATGCACCAGATCAATGCCAAAGTTTTTAAACACATACCGCACATAACCGGAGCAATCAAAACCTGCCGGGCTTTCGCCGCCGGCACGATACCTGACACCAATATACTGTTTGGCAAAATCCAGCACAGCCAGCGCCCTGTCGGCCATACCCCGGGATACGTTGGCGGCATTCGCTGTTACCGGTCTGGCAGCCTGGCCCGACGGTTGGTCAGGCAAGTTTAATACTTGACCGATTTGTAAAGCATCACCGGTTAAATTGTTTAATTTTTTAATGTTGTCCACCGTAGTGCCGTTACTCTGTGCAATGGCCCACAGGGTATCGCCCTGCTTCACCGTCACCTGAGCGCCCTCGGCAGTTCCGCTCCAAACAGCGGCGGTCAGACCAACCGCTGCCGCCAGGACTGCCAGTCTTTTGCTAAAAGACAACTTCACCTTCCCCACTTTCTACGCCTACGGAGTTAGCTGACGGGTTCGGACTGAAAGTTAGCCCGCTGCCTGACGGTAGTTCACCCCAAAAGATCGGTTCCCCCGTTTTCACAAGAAATTAGGCGTTTTTATTTAACTGGTAATTTAGTCTATTACCAATTTCGCCGAAAGTTTCCATTTTCCTGCTTTTTAAATCTTTTAATGCTAAAGCTGCGGATAATTTTCATAATTCACCTTAATTTTGGCAATAATTTTGGTGTTATTGCTTTAATTAAGTTATGTTAGAAGGAGAAGCCTCATGACCCTACCCCAGGTCACCTGGCATTGTGCCAAGGCAGTTTTGGCCCTGACCTCACCTTTGCATGTAATTGTGCAAAGGCGCCGCTTGAAAAATACCCATCATTTTTGCAACCGGCAGGCCGGTCAAATTCTAAGGCAAGATGGGCTGCGCAGCGAAGCCTTGTTATTCGCTTCTTATTTAGACATCTTAAACCATGGTTCTTCCTGGAGTGACATGGGTTTTAGAAATATCAGCCACTATTACAATTGTCGAGAGGACAGCGGTTTGTGGCATGGGCCGGCTGCCCCTGCCGAATGTCACTATTATTTTAACCTGGCACTTAAACATTGGCGCCGGGGCAGCCGGGAAAAAGCTTTCTTTTACCTGGGTGCTGCCACTCACATCCTGCAAGACCTGTGTGTACCCCACCATGCCGGCGGTTTGGTCTTCAGCGGTCACAAGTATTTTGAAGATTGGGCCAGGAATCATTATGAGGATTTTGCCGTTAATCAGGGGGGTCTTTACAACCTGGGGGATTGTGCCAGCCGGTGGGTGAAACAAAACGCCCTGGTGGCGGCATCTTACCTGCCGGAAGTAGGGCAGGACCACAGCCCGGCCGTGGCTCAAGTATGCGGCATTATGTTAACAAGAGCCCAGCAAACCACAGCCGGTTTCTGGCACTTTTTTCTGCAAAAAATAAAGGAGTCATCTCCCCGGTAACAGCCGGCGAGACGGCTCCTTTAATAAACTAAATTAATCCCAAACCGTTTAATAATACAATAATTATGGCAACAGGTGCCACGTACTTGACAGCCAGCAAATAACAGCGGGCTGCCCCTTTATTGTTTAAACTGCCGCCGTTGGAAAGTTCATCCGTTACTTCCCAGCGGCCCAGCCACCAGCCGGCAAAGACAGCCAGGGCTACACCGGTTAAAGGCATTAAAAGATTATCTGTGGCAAAAGCAAACAAGTCAAACATGGTCAGCCCAAAGAGTTTAAAGTCAGCCAGCAAGCTGTTTGAAAGAGTGGCAGTACTGCCTGCCAACGCCATGGCCAGGGCGGTGGCCAGGGTGGCTGCCGCTCTGGACCAGCCCCTTTCTTCGGTCAGGTAGGCCACCGGTACATTAAACAAGGAAATCATTGCGCCGGTAGCGGCAATGGAAGCCAGCACAAAGAAAACAGCAAGAAAAATATTTCCCCAGGGCATGGCATTAAACACCATCGGGATGGTGATAAACAGCAGGGAAGGCCCTTTATCGGGGCTGAAGCCAAAAGCAAACACCGCCGGAAAAACAGCCATGCCTGCCAGCAGGGAAACCAGGGTGTCTGCCAGCACCACCTTAACGCCGGTACCCAG is a genomic window of Desulforamulus hydrothermalis Lam5 = DSM 18033 containing:
- a CDS encoding S-layer homology domain-containing protein, whose amino-acid sequence is MKKLNKLLITLFSFAVLTNWLAGGAWAGPKVKENHLPPGLAKKQTLQQPIPLAYGFVDTQKHWARQEIAKIQSQGIMKGYADNMFKPQQPVTKNEALAVIMRVVDHQGTSVDQNGLLPKVFPDWMGTAPLQAYDAGIIADWELLAWHGNKPASRLEVAMWLCRAAGEKSVAVQDLLAFAKDINQLSKEELVYLAAMYNRGIIRGTPEGYLNPLKPISRGEFAVMICRFTDSVNLTDSNPATPPAKTWIATLNPAPNQKVTVDTNRFTVKFNQPMVFAEDRDITDLTGTIKIFQYLNNKWVEADLSYTVVLNERGDELTVILDHNSVLAAQAKYCVTLPGGILQEANGTAIFPGIGKGQWSFVTEQTTSADEAAKATVDISLR
- a CDS encoding C40 family peptidase — encoded protein: MKLSFSKRLAVLAAAVGLTAAVWSGTAEGAQVTVKQGDTLWAIAQSNGTTVDNIKKLNNLTGDALQIGQVLNLPDQPSGQAARPVTANAANVSRGMADRALAVLDFAKQYIGVRYRAGGESPAGFDCSGYVRYVFKNFGIDLVHTAAGQYQAGTAIAKDELRPGDLVFFHTGGQGINHSGIYLGNNEFIHASSSRGIKIDSLLDSYWSARYRGASRIF
- a CDS encoding zinc dependent phospholipase C family protein; its protein translation is MTLPQVTWHCAKAVLALTSPLHVIVQRRRLKNTHHFCNRQAGQILRQDGLRSEALLFASYLDILNHGSSWSDMGFRNISHYYNCREDSGLWHGPAAPAECHYYFNLALKHWRRGSREKAFFYLGAATHILQDLCVPHHAGGLVFSGHKYFEDWARNHYEDFAVNQGGLYNLGDCASRWVKQNALVAASYLPEVGQDHSPAVAQVCGIMLTRAQQTTAGFWHFFLQKIKESSPR
- a CDS encoding sodium-dependent transporter, which gives rise to MAGWVYAYIFKALSGSLLTGDAKVSEQIFSDFISGLWAPLIWQWIVLLVTGTVILAGVQNGIERMTKTLLPILFGLLIVCVVRALTLPGAEAGLAFLFRPDFSKITGATVLTAMGLAFFKLSVGMGAMTTYGSYIGREESLLGTGVKVVLADTLVSLLAGMAVFPAVFAFGFSPDKGPSLLFITIPMVFNAMPWGNIFLAVFFVLASIAATGAMISLFNVPVAYLTEERGWSRAAATLATALAMALAGSTATLSNSLLADFKLFGLTMFDLFAFATDNLLMPLTGVALAVFAGWWLGRWEVTDELSNGGSLNNKGAARCYLLAVKYVAPVAIIIVLLNGLGLI